The DNA window CGATCGCCTCATACTTCGCCCGGTTCTCGTCCTTGTTGCCGTAGGTCGGCGGCAGCGCCCAGACGCCGCCTTTGTGGTCGGCGGTGTCTTTCGGGTTGGCGTTGACTTCCGACTTGGCCGCCAGCTTGAAGCCCGCCGCTTCGGCCAGGCCGATCACATACTTCTCGTGCATATAGCCGCTGCTGGCCGTTTCGTCCTGGGTCTTGTTGGCCGGCAGGCGATGCTCCACCACGCCGAACACGCCGCCCGGTTTCAGGCTGGTATAGACGCTGGCGAACAGCGTTTTCATATTCTCCGGACCTGCCGGTATCCAGTTGTGGATATTACGGAAGGTGAGCACCATGTCGACGCTGCCGGCCGGCGCGAATTCGTATTTGCGCGGCGGCGCGAACACGCCCAGCGCGACCTTGCTGTACACCGGGTTGGCGTTCAGGCGCGCCATGAAGCGCTCGGCGCTTTTGCGTTCGCGCTCGTCCGGCGCGGCCAGGTCGTTGCCGGCGGCGATCAGCTTTCCGCTGTCACGCAGGTAGGGCGCCAGGATCTCCGTGTACCAGCCGCCGCCCGGCGCCAGTTCGACCACCGTCATGTTCGGGCGAATGCCGAAGAACGACAGCGTCTCGTAAGGGTGGCGATAGGCGTCGCGCTGCACGTTGGCAGGGGTGCGGGTGCTGGCGGCGATGGCGGCCTTCAGCTTGGCGTCGGTGGCTTCGGTGGCGGCGATCGCGCCGCTTGCAGCGAACAGCGTGGTGGTGGCCAGGGCGGCCACGAGATATCTCTTCATGCAAAGTCTCCTGAGGGTTCGGTTGGCGGCGCGCACTCGCCCGCCCTGCGCGATCATCGGGCATGCATACAAAAAGATCAAGCGAATTGCGACGGCCGCACCACCGAAGTGCGGCGCGCCTTCGCCTGGACGTCGTCGCGCCGGACGCGGACACTCGCGGACACCGGCCGGACACTTCGCGGACACTTGGCGGACACTTTTTGCGCGTTTCGCGCCCCGCCGGGGCACTCTTGTAACACAGTGTTTCGCTGTGGTGGATGGCATACATTTTGCCTATCCCGATCCTTAATCCGGCGCTACTATTGGTAATCCTGCGAAAACGGCGACGGATATTCAGGTGTCACGTAAAGAAGCAAGAGCTATAAGAGTAGGACTCGCTAGAAGAGCAAATAAAAGCTAAGCAGAACCTTGGGCGGCTGGCCCACAATCATTGCCTTACGTTTGGAGATACGATGGAACGACGTGCATTCCTCAATATTAGTAGTCTGGCCCTGGGCACGATGCTGCTGCCCGCCTTCGGTCGCGCGATCGCCGCCGAGGAGCTGCTCGCGCCGGTCGCCCTGCAGTTCAAGAAAATGCTGGCCGATACCGCCATGACGGCGGCCACGCAGGCCGGCGCCTCGTACTGCGACGTGCGCGTGGGCCGCTATCTGAACCAGTTCATCACCACCCGCGACCTGAATGTGGAAAACGTCGTCAACACGGAATCGGCCGGTGTCGGCGTGCGCGTGATCGCCGGCGGCGCCTACGGCTTCGCCGCCACCAACGACATGACGCCGGACGGCGTGGCTGCCGCCGCCCGCCAGGCGGTCGCCATCGCCAAGGCCAACGCCAAGCTGCAAACCGAACCCGTTCAACTGGCCCCCGTCAAGGGCGTGGGCGAAGTCTCGTGGGCGACGCCGATCGTCAAGGACTGGCGCACGGTCCCGATCAAGGAAAAGGCCGAGCTGCTGATCGCCGCCAACAAGGCCGGCATGGACGGCGGCGCGAGCTTCATGCAGTCCTTGCTGTTCCAGGTGAACCAGCAGAAGTACTTCGCGTCGACCGACGGCTCCTACATCGACCAGGACCTGCACCGCCTGTGGATGCCGGTGTTCGCCACCGCCGTCGACCAGAAGACCAACAAGTTCCGCTCGCGCCAGGGCTTGTCGGCGCCGGTGGGCATGGGGTACGAATACCTGGACGCGCGCCCGGAGC is part of the Oxalobacteraceae bacterium OTU3CAMAD1 genome and encodes:
- a CDS encoding methyltransferase, producing the protein MKRYLVAALATTTLFAASGAIAATEATDAKLKAAIAASTRTPANVQRDAYRHPYETLSFFGIRPNMTVVELAPGGGWYTEILAPYLRDSGKLIAAGNDLAAPDERERKSAERFMARLNANPVYSKVALGVFAPPRKYEFAPAGSVDMVLTFRNIHNWIPAGPENMKTLFASVYTSLKPGGVFGVVEHRLPANKTQDETASSGYMHEKYVIGLAEAAGFKLAAKSEVNANPKDTADHKGGVWALPPTYGNKDENRAKYEAIGESDRMTLKFVKP